TGTGGGTCCTTCCATGTTCACTCTGAAGCGGAAGACATCTGTACACTGACCTCCTGCCCCGCAACTGCTGACTTCGAGGTTACTCACCAGCTAGACATGCCATCAACCGACCCAAATGTAAGATTAATTAATTTCGCGTTTCTAAATTAATTAtaatattaatatatatatatatatattcatcccGGTTGCTCACTCGTGCATATGATGCAGGGTGCTTACGCCATTCGAATGGAGATGTTTGGGGAGAAGGATGAGGAACTGAGCTGCATATCCTTGGGGTATAACCTCACCGGTGGCCTTGGCCTTGAGCTCAACATCACAAACCTCTTTATTGCTTAGCTTAGCGGAAAAATGTACTCTCTACACGCTGCAACAATTTGTGTGCGACTACAACGTTGTTTCAATGGTCGCTGTTGAGAAAATTCTGATTTATATAAATGGTTTACCGTTGATTTAAATAAATGTACTCTATATTACACAAATCGAAATAAATGTTACAATTGCCCATCTGTTCAACTTGGCTTCGAGTACAACTCGCTGCTGCTTCAACTCTATCCA
This window of the Triticum dicoccoides isolate Atlit2015 ecotype Zavitan unplaced genomic scaffold, WEW_v2.0 scaffold58404, whole genome shotgun sequence genome carries:
- the LOC119347098 gene encoding MD-2-related lipid-recognition protein ROSY1-like, which produces MATKQSLLAASAACISLLLLLTLASSLTAFEFCDKGKDYPVRVSGVKMVPDLVIGGEPNFFTIYASTNKTITQGKLVSAITCGSFHVHSEAEDICTLTSCPATADFEVTHQLDMPSTDPNGAYAIRMEMFGEKDEELSCISLGYNLTGGLGLELNITNLFIA